The sequence ACAGCCGGAATTCGACGAGATCGCCCGCGACCGCCACCTGGTGGACGACATGGTCGCGCAGATCCCCGAACTGCTGACCAACCTGTTCCTGCTCTGCCAGGCTCCGGAAGAAAAGCCGGCGCTGCTCAAACCCCGCCAGCACTGATCCACCGTCGATGACGCGGCCCATCCGCCGTCATCGCCACGCCTGGGTGCGCTACCTGTTGCTGGCCGTTGGCTGGCTGAGCGTCGCCCTGGGCGTGGCCGGGATCTTCCTCCCTCTGCTCCCGACCACCCCTTTCCTCCTGCTCGCCGCCGCCTGCTTCATGCGCAGCTCGCAGCGTTTCTACGACTGGCTGGTGCTGCACCCGCGGCTCGGTCCGTGGATCGCCGACTACCTCGAAGGCAACGGCATCCCGCTCAAGGGCAAGCTCTATACCCTGGCGCTGATGTGGGCGAGCATCGGGCTTTCCTTCTACCTGCTGCCGCACCTCTGGGCCCGCGTGTTCATGCTGACCAGCGCGGTCCTGGTCAGCCTCTACATCCTCCTGCTCGTGAAGACCCGCCGCCTCGGCTGAGCATCGGCAGAAATGGCCGAGAGCCACTAGACTCTGCGCATCCACCGTGGAGGCGTGGCAGATGGCGCGGTACGCAGGCATCAGTAGATGGCAGAGCACCGCCCGGAGCCTCGTCGTTCTGTGGGTGGGCGCCCTGCTGCTGAGCATCGGCCAGGCCGGCTGGGACTTCGACGCCATCCTCCGCAACGCCGAACAGCAATGGGGCGACCTGGGCCCCGCACGCCAGCGCATCCGCGACTGGGGCGAGCTGCTCGAACGCAGCCAGAACCTCGACGAGTCTGCCAAGCTCAAGGCCGCCAACGACTTCTTCAACGCCAGCCTCGCCTTCCGCGACGACATGAGCGTCTGGCACCAGACCGACTACTGGGCCACGCCGATAGAAGCGCTGTACAAGGGCGCCGGCGATTGCGAGGACTATGCCATCGC is a genomic window of Pseudomonas knackmussii B13 containing:
- a CDS encoding YbaN family protein; amino-acid sequence: MTRPIRRHRHAWVRYLLLAVGWLSVALGVAGIFLPLLPTTPFLLLAAACFMRSSQRFYDWLVLHPRLGPWIADYLEGNGIPLKGKLYTLALMWASIGLSFYLLPHLWARVFMLTSAVLVSLYILLLVKTRRLG
- the lapG gene encoding cysteine protease LapG encodes the protein MARYAGISRWQSTARSLVVLWVGALLLSIGQAGWDFDAILRNAEQQWGDLGPARQRIRDWGELLERSQNLDESAKLKAANDFFNASLAFRDDMSVWHQTDYWATPIEALYKGAGDCEDYAIAKYVTLRQLGIPSDKLRITYVKALRLNQAHMVLTYYATPGGEPLVLDNLIPQIRPASQRSDLLPVYAFNAEGLWLPGPGGGKRTGSSKQLSRWQDLLTKMRAEGLILDETR